A single window of Hyla sarda isolate aHylSar1 chromosome 2, aHylSar1.hap1, whole genome shotgun sequence DNA harbors:
- the NACA gene encoding nascent polypeptide-associated complex subunit alpha isoform X26 has translation MPGEATETVPVAEQELHQPQAETVPKVETPPTVGAAGAIESKSPAPENKTTPESPAAPVVESIAPVPKTEFPAPVAPVEPAAAAATKAPVPKTALPAPVAPVEPAAADDSKAPVPKTGPPTPVAPVEPASTEDPENKNKPESPAVPVVESKPSETQAPPAELPALPASDAKAPAPEDKTTSETPAAPVVQSKTPAAPVVESKTPAQTELPAPVAPVEPSADAKAPETQAPPAELPALPASDAKAPVSKTKLPPPETPKAATKESKTEAQKKKSKSAGPKVPVADSKASAPKLETVPTVVPAEPIAESKAPAPEDKTTSETPAAPVVQSKTPAAPVVESKTPAAPVVESKTPASKTHLPQTDAPPVPVATGKESAQKTELPAPVAPVAPSADAKAPAPENKTTSETPAAPIAESKPSAPEKMTDSKRPAVPVVESKAPAFLSGSLVVQADAVVDRALSQPDIESGSAMLATNIQCLVPDKLCAVDVVDAPIGVSEGTVVQDLRFHGAVSPNDWALQETVHKNCSPFEVSSVEVEFTPENILPGTCETPTDEFYPAEEYFAPFPGIFDSKHMLPICVLPLQEAFDTESVILAPAAPSEEAEAPAAPSEEAEAPAAPSEEAEAPAAPSEEAEAPAAPSEEAEAPAAPSEEAEAPAAPSEEAEAPVIEGHLLIETLAAQPVDDSSVVFHNVAPAISFEDVVQSSLLEVIPTEDAAVSEETPPLDSATPLVLEVPAKEEAPTIGPVEGTAAVTEKLLPCSQSVQDTEIKTTEMAFGETLDMIKPINESGQKSEAYSEGLGKDVMLSPEVTLNEGYEDLNQSLSTDSVNENISNEPKHAGSPVSVPESVGSFSVEESARPASLMMICATSLLMSASATPDNSSDLTPSKDLSFSAASNLCSSPILLANKVEKVSQGSAPELDIQSPAKELTPPPAVPSVPLASVSSPLVSKTPASPPAPVVVEEEELPPLIPAEVPTKEVVFQPVTVDLASPKPPVAAPVKEPILKNDKGSGTESDSDDSPPELEQDTQTSTQQAQLAAAAEIDEEPVSKAKQSRSEKKARKAMSKLGLRQVTGVTRVTIRKSKNILFVITKPDVYKSPASDTYIVFGEAKIEDLSQQAQLAAAEKFKVQGEAVSNIQENTQTPTVQEESEEEEVDETGVEVKDIELVMSQANVSRAKAVRALKNNSNDIVNAIMELTM, from the exons TTCCTAAAGTAGAGACCCCTCCCACTGTCGGTGCTGCTGGAGCCATTGAATCAAAATCACCAG CTCCAGAAAACAAAACTACACCTGAAAGTCCTGCAGCGCCTGTAGTGGAGTCCATAGCTCCAG TTCCAAAAACTGAGTTCCCCGCCCCTGTGGCTCCAGTagagcctgctgctgctgctgctactaaggCTCCAG TTCCAAAAACTGCGCTCCCCGCCCCTGTGGCCCCAGTAgagcctgctgctgctgatgattcTAAGGCTCCAG TTCCAAAAACAGGGCCGCCCACCCCTGTGGCTCCAGTAGAGCCTGCTTCTACTGAGGATCCAG aaaacaaaaataaacctgaAAGTCCTGCAGTGCCTGTAGTGGAGTCCAAACCTTCAG AAACACAGGCTCCACCAGCTGAACTTCCTGCGTTGCCTGCTTCTGATGCCAAGGCGCCAG CCCCAGAAGACAAAACTACATCTGAAACTCCTGCAGCGCCCGTAGTACAGTCCAaaactcctgcagcacccgtagTAGAGTCCAAAACTCCAG CTCAAACAGAGCTGCCCGCCCCTGTGGCCCCAGTAGAGCCTTCTGCTGATGCTAAAGCTCCAG AAACACAGGCTCCACCAGCTGAACTTCCTGCGTTGCCTGCTTCTGATGCCAAGGCGCCAG TCTCAAAAACCAAGCTTCCACCCCCTGAGACCCCTAAAGCTGCCACTAAAGAGTCCAAAACTGAAG CACAAAAGAAAAAGTCCAAGTCTGCTGGCCCTAAAGTCCCTGTTGCGGACTCTAAAGCATCAG CTCCTAAACTAGAGACTGTTCCCACTGTGGTCCCTGCTGAGCCCATTGCTGAATCAAAAGCACCAG CCCCAGAAGACAAAACTACATCTGAAACTCCTGCAGCGCCCGTAGTACAGTCCAAAACTCCTGCAGCGCCCGTAGTAGAGTCCAAAACTCCTGCAGCGCCCGTAGTAGAGTCCAAAACTCCAG CTTCAAAGACACATCTGCCTCAGACTGATGCTCCTCCGGTGCCTGTGGCTACTGGCAAAGAATCAG CTCAAAAAACAGAGCTGCCCGCCCCTGTGGCTCCAGTAGCGCCTTCTGCTGATGCTAAGGCTCCAG CACcagaaaataaaactacatctgaAACTCCTGCAGCGCCCATAGCAGAGTCCAAACCTTCAG CTCCAGAAAAGATGACTGATTCTAAAAGGCCTGCAGTGCCTGTTGTGGAGTCGAAAGCTCCAG CTTTTCTTTCTGGCTCACTGGTTGTACAAGCTGATGCTGTAGTTGATAGAGCTCTGAGCCAGCCTGATATAGAAAGTGGCTCCGCAATGCTTGCTACTAACATTCAGTGTTTAGTGCCTGATAAGTTATGTGCTGTAGATGTAGTAGATGCTCCCATTGGTGTTTCTGAAGGGACTGTAGTTCAGGATTTGAGATTCCATGGTGCGGTTTCTCCAAATGACTGGGCACTACAGGAAACGGTGCACAAAAATTGTTCACCATTTGAGGTGTCATCTGTAGAGGTAGAATTCACACCTGAAAATATATTGCCAGGCACTTGTGAAACTCCTACTGATGAGTTTTACCCAGCAGAGGAATATTTTGCTCCATTTCCAGGGATATTTGATTCAAAGCATATGCTACCAATCTGTGTGCTGCCCTTACAGGAAGCATTTGATACAGAATCAGTGATCTTGGCCCCGGCAGCCCCCTCTGAGGAGGCGGAGGCCCCGGCAGCCCCCTCTGAGGAGGCGGAGGCCCCGGCAGCCCCCTCTGAGGAGGCGGAGGCCCCGGCAGCCCCCTCTGAGGAGGCGGAGGCCCCGGCAGCCCCCTCTGAGGAGGCGGAGGCCCCGGCAGCCCCCTCTGAGGAGGCGGAGGCCCCGGCAGCCCCCTCTGAGGAGGCGGAGGCCCCGGTAATAGAGGGCCATTTACTAATAGAGACCCTAGCTGCTCAACCAGTGGACGACTCTTCTGTAGTGTTCCATAATGTGGCTCCAGCTATTTCCTTTGAAGATGTTGTTCAGTCATCTCTACTTGAGGTGATTCCAACAGAAGACGCTGCTGTTTCTGAGGAGACCCCTCCATTAGACAGTGCAACTCCTCTAGTCCTTGAAGTCCCAGCAAAGGAGGAGGCCCCTACCATTGGGCCTGTGGAGGGTACGGCTGCAGTCACTGAGAAATTGCTTCCTTGTTCCCAGTCTGTACAAGATACTGAGATAAAAACCACGGAAATGGCTTTTGGTGAAACATTAGATATGATAAAACCTATTAATGAATCTGGTCAGAAATCTGAGGCCTATTCTGAGGGGCTAGGAAAGGATGTGATGTTATCCCCTGAGGTAACCTTGAATGAGGGGTATGAGGATTTAAATCAATCTCTTTCTACAGACTCTGTAAATGAAAATATATCCAATGAGCCAAAGCACGCTGGCTCTCCAGTTTCTGTGCCTGAAAGTGTTGGGTCATTTTCTGTGGAGGAATCTGCCCGGCCGGCCTCTCTTATGATGATTTGTGCCACTTCCCTTCTTATGTCTGCTTCCGCTACCCCAGATAACAGTAGTGACCTGACCCCTTCTAAAGACCTTTCATTCTCTGCTGCTTCTAATCTCTGTTCTTCTCCTATTCTTCTAGCTAATAAAGTTGAGAAAGTGTCTCAGGGTTCTGCTCCAGAGCTAGATATCCAAAGTCCTGCAAAAGAGCTAACCCCTCCTCCTGCTGTGCCTTCTGTACCTCTTGCTTCTGTTTCTTCACCTCTTGTCTCAAAAACGCCTGCCTCGCCACCTGCCCCTGTTGTTGTTGAAGAGGAGGAATTGCCCCCTCTGATTCCAGCAGAGGTTCCCACTAAGGAAGTGGTGTTTCAGCCGGTCACGGTGGACCTTGCCTCCCCTAAACCACCTGTAGCTGCTCCTGTGAAGGAGCCAATTCTGAAGAACGACAAGG GGTCTGGGACAGAATCCGACAGTGATGATTCTCCTCCAGAGCTGGAACAGGACACACAAACCTCTACACAGCAGGCACAG ctggcagcagcagcagaaatAGACGAGGAACCTGTCAGCAAAGCAAAACAGAGCAGGAGTGAAAAGAAAGCAAGAAAG GCTATGTCAAAGTTGGGGCTTCGCCAGGTCACCGGAGTTACACGAGTCACTATCCGAAAATCTAAGAACATTTTGTTTGTCATAACAAAGCCAGACGTATACAAGAGCCCAGCATCAGATACCTATATTGTCTTTGGAGAAGCTAAG ATTGAAGATCTCTCACAACAAGCCCAATTGGCTGCTGCAGAAAAGTTCAAGGTACAAGGAGAAGCAGTCTCAAACATACAGGAAAACACACAGACTCCCACAGTACAGGAGGAAAGCGAAGAGGAAGAG gttgatGAGACTGGAGTAGAAGTGAAGGACATTGAACTCGTAATGTCACAAGCTAATGTGTCCAGGGCGAAGGCTGTGCGTGCTCTCAAGAACAACAGCAACGACATTGTAAACGCCATCATG GAGTTGACGATGTGA
- the NACA gene encoding nascent polypeptide-associated complex subunit alpha isoform X38 — protein MPGEATETVPVAEQELHQPQAETVPKVETPPTVGAAGAIESKSPAPENKTTPESPAAPVVESIAPVPKTEFPAPVAPVEPAAAAATKAPVPKTALPAPVAPVEPAAADDSKAPVPKTGPPTPVAPVEPASTEDPENKNKPESPAVPVVESKPSETQAPPAELPALPASDAKAPASKTKLPPPETPKAATKESKPEAQKKKSKSAGPKVPVADSKASAPKLETFPTVVPAEPIAESKAPAPEDKTTSETPAAPVVQSKTPAAPVVESKTPASKTHLPQTDAPPVPVATGKESAQTELPAPVAPVEPSADAKAPETQAPPAELPALPASDAKAPVSKTKLPPPETPKAATKESKTEAQKKKSKSAGPKVPVADSKASAPKLETVPTVVPAEPIAESKAPAPEDKTTSETPAAPVVQSKTPAAPVVESKTPAAPVVESKTPAPENKTTSETPAAPIAESKPSGSGTESDSDDSPPELEQDTQTSTQQAQLAAAAEIDEEPVSKAKQSRSEKKARKAMSKLGLRQVTGVTRVTIRKSKNILFVITKPDVYKSPASDTYIVFGEAKIEDLSQQAQLAAAEKFKVQGEAVSNIQENTQTPTVQEESEEEEVDETGVEVKDIELVMSQANVSRAKAVRALKNNSNDIVNAIMELTM, from the exons TTCCTAAAGTAGAGACCCCTCCCACTGTCGGTGCTGCTGGAGCCATTGAATCAAAATCACCAG CTCCAGAAAACAAAACTACACCTGAAAGTCCTGCAGCGCCTGTAGTGGAGTCCATAGCTCCAG TTCCAAAAACTGAGTTCCCCGCCCCTGTGGCTCCAGTagagcctgctgctgctgctgctactaaggCTCCAG TTCCAAAAACTGCGCTCCCCGCCCCTGTGGCCCCAGTAgagcctgctgctgctgatgattcTAAGGCTCCAG TTCCAAAAACAGGGCCGCCCACCCCTGTGGCTCCAGTAGAGCCTGCTTCTACTGAGGATCCAG aaaacaaaaataaacctgaAAGTCCTGCAGTGCCTGTAGTGGAGTCCAAACCTTCAG AAACACAGGCTCCACCAGCTGAACTTCCTGCGTTGCCTGCTTCTGATGCCAAGGCGCCAG CCTCAAAAACCAAGCTTCCACCCCCTGAGACCCCTAAAGCTGCCACTAAAGAGTCCAAACCTGAAG CACAAAAGAAAAAGTCCAAGTCTGCTGGCCCTAAAGTCCCTGTTGCTGACTCTAAAGCATCAG CTCCTAAACTAGAGACTTTTCCCACTGTGGTCCCTGCTGAGCCCATTGCTGAATCAAAAGCACCAG CCCCAGAAGACAAAACTACATCTGAAACTCCTGCAGCGCCCGTAGTACAGTCCAaaactcctgcagcacccgtagTAGAGTCCAAAACTCCAG CTTCAAAGACACATCTGCCTCAGACTGATGCTCCTCCGGTGCCTGTGGCTACTGGCAAAGAATCAG CTCAAACAGAGCTGCCCGCCCCTGTGGCCCCAGTAGAGCCTTCTGCTGATGCTAAAGCTCCAG AAACACAGGCTCCACCAGCTGAACTTCCTGCGTTGCCTGCTTCTGATGCCAAGGCGCCAG TCTCAAAAACCAAGCTTCCACCCCCTGAGACCCCTAAAGCTGCCACTAAAGAGTCCAAAACTGAAG CACAAAAGAAAAAGTCCAAGTCTGCTGGCCCTAAAGTCCCTGTTGCGGACTCTAAAGCATCAG CTCCTAAACTAGAGACTGTTCCCACTGTGGTCCCTGCTGAGCCCATTGCTGAATCAAAAGCACCAG CCCCAGAAGACAAAACTACATCTGAAACTCCTGCAGCGCCCGTAGTACAGTCCAAAACTCCTGCAGCGCCCGTAGTAGAGTCCAAAACTCCTGCAGCGCCCGTAGTAGAGTCCAAAACTCCAG CACcagaaaataaaactacatctgaAACTCCTGCAGCGCCCATAGCAGAGTCCAAACCTTCAG GGTCTGGGACAGAATCCGACAGTGATGATTCTCCTCCAGAGCTGGAACAGGACACACAAACCTCTACACAGCAGGCACAG ctggcagcagcagcagaaatAGACGAGGAACCTGTCAGCAAAGCAAAACAGAGCAGGAGTGAAAAGAAAGCAAGAAAG GCTATGTCAAAGTTGGGGCTTCGCCAGGTCACCGGAGTTACACGAGTCACTATCCGAAAATCTAAGAACATTTTGTTTGTCATAACAAAGCCAGACGTATACAAGAGCCCAGCATCAGATACCTATATTGTCTTTGGAGAAGCTAAG ATTGAAGATCTCTCACAACAAGCCCAATTGGCTGCTGCAGAAAAGTTCAAGGTACAAGGAGAAGCAGTCTCAAACATACAGGAAAACACACAGACTCCCACAGTACAGGAGGAAAGCGAAGAGGAAGAG gttgatGAGACTGGAGTAGAAGTGAAGGACATTGAACTCGTAATGTCACAAGCTAATGTGTCCAGGGCGAAGGCTGTGCGTGCTCTCAAGAACAACAGCAACGACATTGTAAACGCCATCATG GAGTTGACGATGTGA
- the NACA gene encoding nascent polypeptide-associated complex subunit alpha isoform X21, protein MPGEATETVPVAEQELHQPQAETVPKVETPPTVGAAGAIESKSPAPENKTTPESPAAPVVESIAPVPKTEFPAPVAPVEPAAAAATKAPVPKTALPAPVAPVEPAAADDSKAPVPKTGPPTPVAPVEPASTEDPENKNKPESPAVPVVESKPSETQAPPAELPALPASDAKAPAPEDKTTSETPAAPVVQSKTPAAPVVESKTPASKTHLPQTDAPPVPVATGKESAQTELPAPVAPVEPSADAKAPETQAPPAELPALPASDAKAPVSKTKLPPPETPKAATKESKTEAQKKKSKSAGPKVPVADSKASAPKLETVPTVVPAEPIAESKAPAPEDKTTSETPAAPVVQSKTPAAPVVESKTPAAPVVESKTPASKTHLPQTDAPPVPVATGKESAQKTELPAPVAPVAPSADAKAPAPENKTTSETPAAPIAESKPSAPEKMTDSKRPAVPVVESKAPAFLSGSLVVQADAVVDRALSQPDIESGSAMLATNIQCLVPDKLCAVDVVDAPIGVSEGTVVQDLRFHGAVSPNDWALQETVHKNCSPFEVSSVEVEFTPENILPGTCETPTDEFYPAEEYFAPFPGIFDSKHMLPICVLPLQEAFDTESVILAPAAPSEEAEAPAAPSEEAEAPAAPSEEAEAPAAPSEEAEAPAAPSEEAEAPAAPSEEAEAPAAPSEEAEAPVIEGHLLIETLAAQPVDDSSVVFHNVAPAISFEDVVQSSLLEVIPTEDAAVSEETPPLDSATPLVLEVPAKEEAPTIGPVEGTAAVTEKLLPCSQSVQDTEIKTTEMAFGETLDMIKPINESGQKSEAYSEGLGKDVMLSPEVTLNEGYEDLNQSLSTDSVNENISNEPKHAGSPVSVPESVGSFSVEESARPASLMMICATSLLMSASATPDNSSDLTPSKDLSFSAASNLCSSPILLANKVEKVSQGSAPELDIQSPAKELTPPPAVPSVPLASVSSPLVSKTPASPPAPVVVEEEELPPLIPAEVPTKEVVFQPVTVDLASPKPPVAAPVKEPILKNDKGSGTESDSDDSPPELEQDTQTSTQQAQLAAAAEIDEEPVSKAKQSRSEKKARKAMSKLGLRQVTGVTRVTIRKSKNILFVITKPDVYKSPASDTYIVFGEAKIEDLSQQAQLAAAEKFKVQGEAVSNIQENTQTPTVQEESEEEEVDETGVEVKDIELVMSQANVSRAKAVRALKNNSNDIVNAIMELTM, encoded by the exons TTCCTAAAGTAGAGACCCCTCCCACTGTCGGTGCTGCTGGAGCCATTGAATCAAAATCACCAG CTCCAGAAAACAAAACTACACCTGAAAGTCCTGCAGCGCCTGTAGTGGAGTCCATAGCTCCAG TTCCAAAAACTGAGTTCCCCGCCCCTGTGGCTCCAGTagagcctgctgctgctgctgctactaaggCTCCAG TTCCAAAAACTGCGCTCCCCGCCCCTGTGGCCCCAGTAgagcctgctgctgctgatgattcTAAGGCTCCAG TTCCAAAAACAGGGCCGCCCACCCCTGTGGCTCCAGTAGAGCCTGCTTCTACTGAGGATCCAG aaaacaaaaataaacctgaAAGTCCTGCAGTGCCTGTAGTGGAGTCCAAACCTTCAG AAACACAGGCTCCACCAGCTGAACTTCCTGCGTTGCCTGCTTCTGATGCCAAGGCGCCAG CCCCAGAAGACAAAACTACATCTGAAACTCCTGCAGCGCCCGTAGTACAGTCCAaaactcctgcagcacccgtagTAGAGTCCAAAACTCCAG CTTCAAAGACACATCTGCCTCAGACTGATGCTCCTCCGGTGCCTGTGGCTACTGGCAAAGAATCAG CTCAAACAGAGCTGCCCGCCCCTGTGGCCCCAGTAGAGCCTTCTGCTGATGCTAAAGCTCCAG AAACACAGGCTCCACCAGCTGAACTTCCTGCGTTGCCTGCTTCTGATGCCAAGGCGCCAG TCTCAAAAACCAAGCTTCCACCCCCTGAGACCCCTAAAGCTGCCACTAAAGAGTCCAAAACTGAAG CACAAAAGAAAAAGTCCAAGTCTGCTGGCCCTAAAGTCCCTGTTGCGGACTCTAAAGCATCAG CTCCTAAACTAGAGACTGTTCCCACTGTGGTCCCTGCTGAGCCCATTGCTGAATCAAAAGCACCAG CCCCAGAAGACAAAACTACATCTGAAACTCCTGCAGCGCCCGTAGTACAGTCCAAAACTCCTGCAGCGCCCGTAGTAGAGTCCAAAACTCCTGCAGCGCCCGTAGTAGAGTCCAAAACTCCAG CTTCAAAGACACATCTGCCTCAGACTGATGCTCCTCCGGTGCCTGTGGCTACTGGCAAAGAATCAG CTCAAAAAACAGAGCTGCCCGCCCCTGTGGCTCCAGTAGCGCCTTCTGCTGATGCTAAGGCTCCAG CACcagaaaataaaactacatctgaAACTCCTGCAGCGCCCATAGCAGAGTCCAAACCTTCAG CTCCAGAAAAGATGACTGATTCTAAAAGGCCTGCAGTGCCTGTTGTGGAGTCGAAAGCTCCAG CTTTTCTTTCTGGCTCACTGGTTGTACAAGCTGATGCTGTAGTTGATAGAGCTCTGAGCCAGCCTGATATAGAAAGTGGCTCCGCAATGCTTGCTACTAACATTCAGTGTTTAGTGCCTGATAAGTTATGTGCTGTAGATGTAGTAGATGCTCCCATTGGTGTTTCTGAAGGGACTGTAGTTCAGGATTTGAGATTCCATGGTGCGGTTTCTCCAAATGACTGGGCACTACAGGAAACGGTGCACAAAAATTGTTCACCATTTGAGGTGTCATCTGTAGAGGTAGAATTCACACCTGAAAATATATTGCCAGGCACTTGTGAAACTCCTACTGATGAGTTTTACCCAGCAGAGGAATATTTTGCTCCATTTCCAGGGATATTTGATTCAAAGCATATGCTACCAATCTGTGTGCTGCCCTTACAGGAAGCATTTGATACAGAATCAGTGATCTTGGCCCCGGCAGCCCCCTCTGAGGAGGCGGAGGCCCCGGCAGCCCCCTCTGAGGAGGCGGAGGCCCCGGCAGCCCCCTCTGAGGAGGCGGAGGCCCCGGCAGCCCCCTCTGAGGAGGCGGAGGCCCCGGCAGCCCCCTCTGAGGAGGCGGAGGCCCCGGCAGCCCCCTCTGAGGAGGCGGAGGCCCCGGCAGCCCCCTCTGAGGAGGCGGAGGCCCCGGTAATAGAGGGCCATTTACTAATAGAGACCCTAGCTGCTCAACCAGTGGACGACTCTTCTGTAGTGTTCCATAATGTGGCTCCAGCTATTTCCTTTGAAGATGTTGTTCAGTCATCTCTACTTGAGGTGATTCCAACAGAAGACGCTGCTGTTTCTGAGGAGACCCCTCCATTAGACAGTGCAACTCCTCTAGTCCTTGAAGTCCCAGCAAAGGAGGAGGCCCCTACCATTGGGCCTGTGGAGGGTACGGCTGCAGTCACTGAGAAATTGCTTCCTTGTTCCCAGTCTGTACAAGATACTGAGATAAAAACCACGGAAATGGCTTTTGGTGAAACATTAGATATGATAAAACCTATTAATGAATCTGGTCAGAAATCTGAGGCCTATTCTGAGGGGCTAGGAAAGGATGTGATGTTATCCCCTGAGGTAACCTTGAATGAGGGGTATGAGGATTTAAATCAATCTCTTTCTACAGACTCTGTAAATGAAAATATATCCAATGAGCCAAAGCACGCTGGCTCTCCAGTTTCTGTGCCTGAAAGTGTTGGGTCATTTTCTGTGGAGGAATCTGCCCGGCCGGCCTCTCTTATGATGATTTGTGCCACTTCCCTTCTTATGTCTGCTTCCGCTACCCCAGATAACAGTAGTGACCTGACCCCTTCTAAAGACCTTTCATTCTCTGCTGCTTCTAATCTCTGTTCTTCTCCTATTCTTCTAGCTAATAAAGTTGAGAAAGTGTCTCAGGGTTCTGCTCCAGAGCTAGATATCCAAAGTCCTGCAAAAGAGCTAACCCCTCCTCCTGCTGTGCCTTCTGTACCTCTTGCTTCTGTTTCTTCACCTCTTGTCTCAAAAACGCCTGCCTCGCCACCTGCCCCTGTTGTTGTTGAAGAGGAGGAATTGCCCCCTCTGATTCCAGCAGAGGTTCCCACTAAGGAAGTGGTGTTTCAGCCGGTCACGGTGGACCTTGCCTCCCCTAAACCACCTGTAGCTGCTCCTGTGAAGGAGCCAATTCTGAAGAACGACAAGG GGTCTGGGACAGAATCCGACAGTGATGATTCTCCTCCAGAGCTGGAACAGGACACACAAACCTCTACACAGCAGGCACAG ctggcagcagcagcagaaatAGACGAGGAACCTGTCAGCAAAGCAAAACAGAGCAGGAGTGAAAAGAAAGCAAGAAAG GCTATGTCAAAGTTGGGGCTTCGCCAGGTCACCGGAGTTACACGAGTCACTATCCGAAAATCTAAGAACATTTTGTTTGTCATAACAAAGCCAGACGTATACAAGAGCCCAGCATCAGATACCTATATTGTCTTTGGAGAAGCTAAG ATTGAAGATCTCTCACAACAAGCCCAATTGGCTGCTGCAGAAAAGTTCAAGGTACAAGGAGAAGCAGTCTCAAACATACAGGAAAACACACAGACTCCCACAGTACAGGAGGAAAGCGAAGAGGAAGAG gttgatGAGACTGGAGTAGAAGTGAAGGACATTGAACTCGTAATGTCACAAGCTAATGTGTCCAGGGCGAAGGCTGTGCGTGCTCTCAAGAACAACAGCAACGACATTGTAAACGCCATCATG GAGTTGACGATGTGA